Proteins co-encoded in one Acipenser ruthenus chromosome 3, fAciRut3.2 maternal haplotype, whole genome shotgun sequence genomic window:
- the LOC131721491 gene encoding E3 SUMO-protein ligase KIAA1586-like codes for MSGLGGSKRTRQETLIQYFGNSSKKQKIVCCTAEAEPTVEPEPTAVEEKSAEKQPWPNIWSSEVWEEKKQLYTFLDCADGNLGCRVCRRVSALSVLKSQGVSLSSEWKNYSVGYNGKTREQQLRSLRKKIAEHKKSSAHNKATALLQQNTEDIIGKCVDSAKRRDHETTCKIFSTAYYLAKQNRPYSDHQALLELQEINGVNVGTGLHSRYSATQIINHVSDEMVKKACERIIHIDGKIAVLIDESTALNGSPALIVHLKCETDKTRDPHFMFLELVELFDQSAESIVLALTKCLQKHGFDHAYLQKNLVAFASDGASVMLGKKSGVAKRISDMYPNIVVWHCLNHRLELAVADSVSETTGMNHFHSFMDKLYSVYSRSALNQQELRNCAKELDAVLRKIGRVLDVRWVSSSFRTVSAVWESFEVLSTHFKAAVSSKRTSAERATYSGLLKRLCSPEFLIDLGVMYDALYELSLLSEILQKRTTTLVYADKMARRTVRIFESMNENVGTKTLEAQIAAMEGTFKSTVLTSNPKHVKINHKQFLTKLANHMKERLFTTTASNEKASSEVNCQKYESLLSELLVLDPHHWPAELPQGYGENEVERLCRRFQLNERIIKNAFRDFKENNGRIPDDLAPLINCTRVIPCSTAECERGFSQMNLIITDQRSKILIKHASALMFIKLHGPPLRQWNPSPYVTTWLRHNHRSADDSRTRVAAPISSDSPDALWQFL; via the exons ATGTCTGGTCTCGGAGGTAGTAAACGAACTCGTCAAGAGACTTTGATACAATATTTTGGCAATAGtagtaaaaaacagaagatcgtttgttgtacggcagaagcagaacctacagtggaaccagaacctacagcagttgaagaaaaaagCGCGGAGAAACAGCCATGGCCAAACATCTGGAGTTCTGAGGTatgggaagaaaagaaacaactttacactttccttgactgtgcggatggtaatctgggctgtcgtgtttgtagacgtgtttctgcgctgtcagttttgaaaagtcagggtgtttctctgtcttctgagtggaaaaattacagtgttgggtacaatggaaaaactcgagagcaacagctacgatctttgagaaaaaagatagctgaacacaagaaatccagcgctcataacaaggccactgcattgttacagcagaacacagaggacattattgggaaatgtgttgacagtgcaaaaaggcgagatcacgaaactacctgtaaaatattttctactgcttactaccttgcaaaacaaaatcgaccctattctgatcatcaggccttactggaactgcaagaaataaatggtgttaatgtgggaactggtcttcattccagatacagcgccactcaaattatcaaccacgtttctgatgaaatggtcaaaaaggcctgtgagagaataatacacatcgatggaaaaattgctgtgttaattgatgaatcaacagctctgaatggttccccagcacttattgtgcatctcaaatgCGAGACAGACAAGACACGTGACCCTCACTTCATGTTTTTGGAGTTAGTTGAACTTTTTGATCAGTCAGCTGAGTCCATAGTGTTAGCGCTTACTAAGTGTCTTCAAAAACACGGGTTTGACCATGCATACTTACAGAAGAATCTTGTTGCATTTGCAAGTGACGGTGCAAGTGTAATGCTTGGGAAAAAATCTGGTGTGGCAAAACGAATTTCAGACATGTACCCCAACATTGTTGTCTGGCACTGTCTAAATCACAGACTCGAACTTGCAGTTGCCGATAGTGTTTCTGAGACTACTGGCATGAACCATTTTCATTCTTTCATGGACAAGCTATACTCAGTCTACAGTAGATCAGCACTAAATCAGCAAGAACTCCGAAATTGTGCGAAGGAACTGGATGCTGTCTTGAGGAAAATTGGTCGTGTACTGGATGTGAGATGGGTTTCCAGTTCGTTCAGGACTGTCTCCGCTGTGTGGGAAAGTTTTGAAGTTCTGTCGACTCATTTTAAAGCTGCCGTAAGCTCTAAGCGGACTTCTGCTGAAAGAGCGACATACAGCGGTCTACTGAAAAGGCTGTGCTCGCCAGAATTTCTCATTGACCTCGGAGTTATGTACGATGCCTTATACGAACTTTcactgctgtcagagattctccagAAACGGACTACTACATTGGTTTATGCAGATAAAATGGCACGTAGAACAGTAAGGATTTTTGAATCCATGAATGAGAATGTAGGTACAAAGACTCTTGAAGCGCAGATAGCTGCCATGGAAGGaacatttaaatctacagtgctgacgtcgaatcccaaacatgtaaaaataaatcataaacaattccttaccaaactcgccaatcatatgaaagaacgactttttacaaccactgcatcaaatgagaag GCTTCTTCCGAGGTGAATTGCCAAAAATATGAAAGTCTTCTTTCTGAGCTCTTGGTCCTGGATCCACACCACTGGCCTGCAGAACTACCCCAGGGTTATGGCGAAAATGAAGTTGAAAGATTGTGTCGGCGCTTTCAGCTAAATGAACGTattatcaaaaatgcatttcGAGATTTTAAGGAGAACAACGGAAGAATTCCAGATGATTTAGCTCCACTTATTAACTGCACACGTGTGATCCCGTGCAGTACTGCTGAATGTGAAAGGGGATTCAGCCAAATGAACTTAATTATAACTGATCAGCGTTCCAAAATTTTAATCAAACATGCTTCAGCCTTAATGTTTATCAAGCTTCATGGACCCCCTTTGAGACAGTGGAATCCAAGCCCTTATGTGACCACTTGGTTGCGACACAATCATCGATCCGCAGATGACAGCCGTACACGGGTGGCAGCTCCAATTTCCAGCGACTCCCCTGACGCTCTGTGGCAGTTCCTATAG